TTCTGTACGAGATGATAATGCGCCAATACCTAATTTGGATGGTATTATTGGGGTGTTGCCAGTTTTGGGTGTTTGTTATGGCGCACAGCATCTTGCTAAAATAAATGGGGGTGAAGTTTTGCCTTCAAAAATTCGTGAATATGGTAGAGCAAAGTTATCCTTTGTGAACTCTTCTAATTCACTTTTTAAGGGTATTTCAGAGGGTTCTCAAGTGTGGATGAGTCACGGAGACACCATTACTTCTTTGCCGAATTCTTGTGAAATTATAGCTTCAACTGAAGATGTACAAGTAGCTGGTTACCAATTCATTAACGAAAAAACATTTGCTATACAATTTCATCCAGAAGTCTATCATTCGACTGATGGCAAACAATTGTTATCTAACTTTTTAATTGATGTTTGTGAATGCTCTCAAGACTGGACTCCAGACTCTTTTGTGCAACGAACGGTAGATGAATTAAAAGCCAAATTGGGTAATGATAAAGTCGTTCTTGGGCTGTCTGGTGGTGTAGACTCAACCGTTGCCAGTGTGTTATTACATAAGGCAATTGGCGACAATCTATATTGCATTTTTGTTGATAATGGCTTGTTACGTAAAAACGAGTTTGAGAACGTTTTGGAGCAATATAAAGAAATGGGTCTTAATATCAAGGGCGTTGATTCTAAGGATCGATTCTACCAAGTTTTAGATGGTGTTAGCGACCCTGAAGCTAAGCGAAAAGCAATAGGTAATAAATTTATAGATATTTTTGATGATGAGGCGCACCTCATAAAAGATGTGAAGTGGTTGGCTCAAGGAACTATTTATCCTGATGTCATTGAGTCGGTATCTGCTACTGGAGGACCATCAGCAACTATTAAATCGCATCACAATGTTGGAGGATTACCAGACTTTATGAAGCTTAAAGTTGTTGAACCCTTGAATACACTCTTTAAAGATGAGGTTCGAAGAATAGGACGTTCTATGAATATTGATGAATCCTTATTAGGAAGACACCCTTTCCCTGGTCCAGGATTAGCCATTCGTATATTGGGAGATGTTACCAAAGAAAAAGTAAGAATATTGCAAGAAGTAGATCATATTTTTATTTCTTCTCTTATATCTGAAGGATTATACGATAAGGTTTGGCAAGCAGGAGCTATATTTTTACCTGTTCAGTCG
This region of Flavobacteriales bacterium genomic DNA includes:
- the guaA gene encoding glutamine-hydrolyzing GMP synthase — encoded protein: MAQEKILILDFGSQYTQLIARRVRELNIYCEIHPFNKIPELTDNLKGVVLSGSPSSVRDDNAPIPNLDGIIGVLPVLGVCYGAQHLAKINGGEVLPSKIREYGRAKLSFVNSSNSLFKGISEGSQVWMSHGDTITSLPNSCEIIASTEDVQVAGYQFINEKTFAIQFHPEVYHSTDGKQLLSNFLIDVCECSQDWTPDSFVQRTVDELKAKLGNDKVVLGLSGGVDSTVASVLLHKAIGDNLYCIFVDNGLLRKNEFENVLEQYKEMGLNIKGVDSKDRFYQVLDGVSDPEAKRKAIGNKFIDIFDDEAHLIKDVKWLAQGTIYPDVIESVSATGGPSATIKSHHNVGGLPDFMKLKVVEPLNTLFKDEVRRIGRSMNIDESLLGRHPFPGPGLAIRILGDVTKEKVRILQEVDHIFISSLISEGLYDKVWQAGAIFLPVQSVGVMGDERTYENAVALRAVESTDGMTADWVHLPYEFLAKVSNDIINKVKGINRVVYDISSKPPATIEWE